The following is a genomic window from Abditibacteriaceae bacterium.
GAAACATTGTCGGCAAAGCGCACGCACAATAGCCAGAGAAAGACCGAGACCGCCAGAAGCGAAGCCGAATCGTTGTTGACAATGCCCGATGTCATGCCGAAAATCGGGATGAGTGCCAGAATCGCAGCACTCAAGCGCGCGACGTTTCGACTGGCGATGTGGAGAATTGTCTCATAAAAAAAGATAAGTGAAAGGAGGCCCATCGCGCACGAAACGAAACGCAATCCGTGATAGGTCGCCGCTTCGGGCAACATCTGCAAAAGCGCGTAAAACGGCAGGAGAACAAAATAGTAAAGCGGCGGGTGCAACGAATGCGCGCCACGATATTCGCTGCCGTCCGCTTGCAGAAATGGAAAGCGGCGTTCTTCAAAAAGCAACTTCACGTAAGCAAAATGGCGCGGCTCGTCGGGGCCGAAACCGGGCAGAATAACGAAGTTATAAACGATGCCGAGCAAAGCCGCGCACGCGAGAACGAAAACGAAAGCGCGGTCGCTACGCCAGGAAAAGCCGGAAGAAGGTTTGTCGGATTGCTCAAGTGGTGCGGACATAAAGCGGCCTTGTTGCAAATGAGTTGTGGCCCCTTGATTATCGCCGACTGATGACGAGTTCTCAAACCAACGCGCGCCGAAGTACAGTCGAAAACGACCGTACTTTCGATAGAATGAGAGCGATGAACGAATCTTTGAAGGAATCTTCTCCGCCGCTCAGCCCGTCGCGCTCGTATCGGCTGGCGTATCCGTGGGCAAAGGTAAAGCTGCAAGCGTTTATCCGCTGCCTCGCGCCGCGTTTGCGTGTCGAAGGCACGATTCATGTGCCGCGTCGTGGCGGTGTCTTGCTGACGCCCAATCACATCTCCGATGCCGATCCGCCGTTTGTCGGATTGTGCGCGCCGCGTCCCTTATGGTTTATGGCGAAGCGCGGATTGTGGCACCAGCAAGGCGTGATGAAATATCTCGGGCCGGTGATTTCGTGGATGCAAGCGTTTCCCGTCGATCCCGATTCCGCCGACCGTGAAGCGTTGCGTTACGCCGAAGACTTGCTCGAAGCAAAGCAAGCGCTCGTCATCTTTCCTGAAGGTCGCATCGCGCACAACGAAACGATTCCGCTGCAACCCGGCGCGGTGATGCTGGCGTTGCGCGCGAAAGTTCCGGTTGTGCCGGTTGGCATTGCGGGCACGCAATACGTTATTCCGTATGGACACTTGCTGCCGCGACCGACGCTGATGCCAGTGGCCGTTGTTTACGGCGCTCCGGTGCGCTTCGACGATCTAATCAAACTGCCACGCCGCGCCGCCCGCGAAGCCGCTGCCGAGCGGCTGGAAAAAGCGATGACTACCGTTCGTGCGCGCGCCGAAGAACTCGCGCGTTAGTCCCTTCAAAATCGACCGTACTTTTATGCTTCCGTTTTCTGTCCCGTTTATTCGCTGGGCCGATGTCGCACGCATGACGACCGGCACCATGCGCCGCCGCATTTACGATCATGAATTCGTTTATGTTTTAGGCGGGCAGGGCACAATTGTGATTGAAGGCGCGCGCCACACCGCCGAACATAACCGGCTTTTTCTGTTGCAGCCGCGCCAATGGCATGGCTATCACGCGGCGGAAAATGCCGAATTGCTGTTGCTCGGCGTTCACTTCGATTGGAAGCCACAGCACGATACGCTGCACTTTCCTATTTTTCGCGCCGCCGATGAAGGACAGTTCGCCGAAGATGCTCTCTTCCGCGTGCCGCGTGAAGTGCCGGGTTGGAATTTGCGTCAAACGCCGTTTCTCGATTGCTCGCGTCATAGCCGCGTGCGCAAGATGCTGGAAGATGTGGTCGCCGAATACGCGCGCGACGATGCCGAATCGCGCGAAGTGGCAGGCGCACTTTTGGCGGCGGCCATCGGACAAATCGCGCGCGAAGTGCGTGTCCACGCCGGCGGCGCGATGCTGGCGCCCGATGCTCTGCGACGTTGCGAGCGAGCGCGGGCGATGCTGGAGGATGTCGAAGCGTTGCCTTCCACAGAAGATGTTGCGCTTGCTGTCGGGTGGAGCGCCGATCATCTGCGGCGCGCGTTTCGAGCCGCATTTAACACGACGCCGCAGGGTGTTCAAATGGCGGCGCGTTTGCGTCGTGGGCGCGAACTCTTGCGTGACGGAAATATCCCTGTTGCCGAGGTCGCTCACCGTTGCGGCTTTGACGATCCTTCGCATTTTGCACGCGCCTTTCGTGCAGAAACCGGACTTTCTCCACGAGAATTCCTGACGCTCGTGTGCAAACTCTAGTTTGAAAACAATGTCGGAAATATCCGTATCTGTCGGAGAACGGCAGAAGAAAAGCAAGCGCGCGGGGAACAATAAAGATGTCCGAATTCGACCGTACCTGGAGACATCTTTATGCTGACCAACGAACAAAAAGAACAATTCGAGCGCGATGGTTACCTCATCGTGCGCGGTTTAATTTCGCGTGAAGAAGCTGTGCAACTGCGCGATCATTTTATGGACTTGCACGCGCAGGGCCCAAAGCAAGGCTTTGACCCCAAAAGCGCCGACGAAGCCGACAGCGACGTGCTGCGAATGTATCCGCGCTTCATGCACCCGCATCGCGTCGATGATTTGTCAATGAAATGGATGCTCGACGCGCGCTTTGAGGGCGTCTTGCGCGATTTGTTCGGCGAACAGCCGGTTGCCGCGCAAAGCATGTTTTATTACAAGCCAGCGGGCGCACGCGGCCAGGCGCTGCATCAGGATAATTTTTATCTTGAAGTTGCACCGGGAAGCTGCATGGCGGCGTGGGTCGCGCTCGATGAAATCTCGCCCGATAACGGCGGTTTGTTCATCGTGCCCGGCTCGCACAAAACCGACGTGCAGTGCCCCCACGTCGCCGATTTGACGCAAAGCTTTACCACCGAAGAAGTGGATGTTCCCGAAGGTATGACACCGGTTCCGGCCAACATGGAACTGGGCGATGTCTTGTTTTTTAACGGCAGCGTGATTCACGGCTCGTACCCAAACAACACGAAAGACCGCTTCCGTCGCTCGTTCATCTGCCATTATCTCGGCGAAGGCTCGAAGCAGATTTCGGAGCATTATTTTCCCTTGCATCGTTTTGATGGAACACCAATTCAGAAAGACGAAGTTTTTGCTGTGTCGTCGGGCGGCGGCGTCTGTGGAAGCGAGGCATGGCAGGATTTGATGAATGCGCGCGTCGAGAAAGTTGTGCTTGCTTAATGCGAGGGCTTGTCGGATAAAGAAGTACGGTCGAAATCGACCGTACTTCTTTTTTTATGTCTTTCTCCCCATTGCAGCGCCGCCTCGTTTGTTTTTTCGGAGCAGCATTGCTGTTGCAAATTGCGCTTGCCCTTTTGCCGGTTCCGCTTTACGCACGCTCCGAGCGCTTTCATGCGACAGTTCTTGCGGTTTTCTTTCTCGATTTTTTGATGTTTCGGCGGCAGCATGTACGCTGGGGCTATCCAATGGTGGCAGCTATTGGGCTAACCGCTGGTTTAGGCTTCTTCTTTTGGAACCTGCTCGATTGGCAGGCGCGCGCCATCAACGGGCGCTTTCAAGGAAGCGAGGTGCTGTGGCGCATGAGCCTCGTTGCCAGCCTTGTAATTCTGTATTCATGGTGGACACGCGCTTTGATGTGGCTGCTCGAACGCAAGGCGTCATCAGAATTCAAGAATTCGCCGCGCGGCCTGGCTCTGAGGGCGCTTCGCATCGGAGTGTCTCTGCTGCTGTTCGCACCGTATTTCTTCACGGCGATGAACTCGCATCGCTTCAAAATTGCCGGTGCCAACACGCCGCGCAGCGATTTTAAGCTCGAATACGAAGACGTTGCTTTTAAGGCCAACGACGGCATTCCGTTGCGCGGCTGGCTCATTCCCGCGCCGAATTCACAGCGCGCGGTTGTAGTGTGTCACGGTTTGGGCGCGAATCGAGGTTTGTTCCTCGGAGTTGCGCCGTTTCTGCAGCGCGCCGGTTACACCGTTTTGATGTTCGACTTTCGCGGGCACGGCGACAGCGGTGGCCACACGATTTCTTTTGGTGCCGATGAAGCGCGCGATGTCGCCGGCGCAGTGAGCTTCTTGAAAGCGCGTGGCTTTTCGCGTGTCGCGCTTTACGGGTTCTCGATGGGCGGCGCGGCAGTTCTCAACAGTGCCGCGAAGCTACCTGTTGATGCCGTTGTGGTTGATAGCACCTTTACCGATTTCGCGCCGCTTGTCGCGCAGAATTTGCCGTCCGTCCCCCAAGCTTTGAAGCAAACTGCCGTTACCATTATCGATATTTACGGACAACTCGAAGTAGGAGCATCCTTGCATCAAATCTCGACTCGCACGCACATCGCCAGCATCAGCCCTCGCCCGTTGCTCGTTGTTCACGGGACGGGCGACCAGTTAATTCCCTTTTCCCAGGCGCAAACGATTCATCGTCTCGCGCAGCATCCAAAGCAACTTTGGCTCGTCAAAGGCGCGGATCACTGCCTTTGCCGTCTGGTTGATGTAAAGCGTTACGAAGCGCGCGTTTCTGTTTTTCTGAAGCGAGCAATAAGGTAAATTCTGAAATGATGATAGGACGGAACTCTGGTGGGTGACGGCAAAAGAGTACGGTCGAATCCGACCGTACTCTTTGGTTTGAACTTCCATACTTTAGCTGCAACCGACGGCTGGGTCGAGGCATGGCATCTTGTTGGGGAACACAACACTGCTGTTGTAGAAGCTGGGAACGCGCTGCGCCTTCACATGACCATCGACATACAACACGTTGCTTGTTTCGAGATGGCGGGCAGCCGGTGCCGCGAAATCTTCGCCGCGTCCGTCGGTGTCGGTCGTGTCGTCGCCAACAAAGGGCCGGACAAGAAACGCTGTCGGTTTCGGTGATTTGAGCCAGTCAATCGGGTTACTCGATCCGGAAGGATTAGTTGCTCCATCGACTCCCATCACGGTTCCACTGACATTCTGAACGGCTGCAAGCGACGAACGAGCGATGCTGGAGTTGTAAAGGTAGCTGATGTGAAACGGTGGCGCTGTCGGAGTGCCCGGCATCCACCAGGTATTCGGCTCAATCGACGAATCGCTGGGGCACTGAAAAATCTGAGTGCTTTTCAGATAAGGTTGCAGCGAATTTGCCCAGGTCTGCGCGTTTGCAGTGCCGCCGGCGCCGGTCGTCGCGCGCACGAAGCGCTCGTCGTAGTCTTGCGTGTACTGCATAATTCCCAGACCGATTTGCTTCAAGTTGCTGGCGCAGCTGGAGCGGCGGGCGTTTTCACGAGCGCGTGCAAAAACAGGAAATAAAATCGCCGCAAGAATTGCAATGATGGCGATTACAACAAGAAGTTCGATGAGTGTAAAGCCCTTGCGCTGGCCACTATTGTGTTTAATGTTCATCCTATTCTCCAGGTCAAAGCCGGAATCGACTCTGTTATTCAATTTAATGTCGAATAGGACGCATGGGACACTGGCCTAGTGTCGAAAGAAATGTGAATTTTTCTCAGGCCGGTGAAAAAGAGGGTTACCTGAAAGACACCAACATTAAAAGAACGAAGGCGACAAGATAAATCCACGGAAATGCGATAAGCCCCATTATGATGGAGCTGGAGCCTCGCGCATTGGCAACCCATGCTCCGATACCCGAAATCGCGAAGGCAACAGGAACAAACCCGGCAGCAAAAAGCAAAACGCCTTGCCACGGAACGGTCATGTTGGCGATGCTGATGAAACTGGCTACGGCGAGGAGTGCGCCGCCAGCAACGCCCAGCACACAAACAATACTATTGATGATTAAAGTGAGTTGCATTTATTGGCTTATAAGAATCTAAATTGGTGCAGGTTAAGAAGGCATCAAGGTACGGTCGATTTCGACTGTACCTTGGTGTTTGTTCCCAACGGTTACTTCGTTCTCGCGGCTTCTTTCACCGTCAGTTTGCTGCCTTTAACACCTGCGTAGAAAACTACCAGTTTCACCGGAGTCTTTCCGACATTGCGGCCATTGTGCAGAGTGTTTACAACTTCCATAACTGCGTCGCCAGCTTTAAAATGTTTGATCTGTCCGGTCTTTAGCTTCACGTCCAGCCGCCCTTCCAGAATGACGCCGAAAGAAGGCACGCTGTGTAAATGCCAGCCGGTTTGTCCGCCAGGTGCGATTTGAATCACGAGGCCAGTGACTTCGGCTTCGCCCTTCGGATAAACGATTGGTTTGCCGTCCCAGCTTTGCGACGTTTGAAGCAAAGGTCGAACGGTGACTTGCTTGCTTGCCTCAAGCGCGCGCGAATTCGTGGACAAGAGCAAAACCGACAGAACACACAGCGAAGACAAGACATTTTGCATAGAAATCCGTTGGACAAAGGTTGTCACGAATTCTACCGCAGCCCGAAGCTGTCGCGGCACGAAGCTGTTGTGTCGTTGCAGGATAAGCACAGGTACGATCGAAATCGACCGCGCTCTTCGAGAACAAGCAATGGCATCGCCACATTATCCGATTGTCATGAAAGACAGACTCGTGATGCACCGTGATTAAGGGCGGGCGAGAGAATGAATCAAGGCTTCTAGTTCACGAAGATCAATGGGCTTTGCCAGATGCGCTTGAAAGCCTGAACGGAGCACTTTGTCCCGATCCTCGGGTCGCACGAAAGCCGTAAGCGCAATGGCAGGAGTTTGATTCCCTTTTTTATCCGGCAGTGCCCGCACTTTTTTGATGAGAGAAATTCCGTCTTCTTCCGGCATTCCGATGTCGCTGAGCAGAAGGTCGGGTTGTTCTTCCTGCAGCGCGACAAACGCTTCGGCTGCCGAACTCACAGCCCGAACGCGAGCGCCCCATTTTTCCAGAACGACCGAAAGATAACCACGTGCATCGGCCTGATCATCAACAACTAAAAGCCGAAGTCCTTCCAGAGAACGTGTATTTTTGGGGTTTGTCGGCTCCGTGCACATTGGCTCAGCAGGCACAGATGGAGCGATGAGCGGCAATTGGACCGTGAACGTCGCGCCTTTGCCCAGTCCTTCCGATTGAGCGGTGACGGTTCCGCCATGAAGTTTCACCAGATGATGCACGATGGCAAGCCCGAGTCCCAATCCTCCCTGAGCGCGGGTAGAGCTGGCGTCTGCCTGGCGAAAACGGTCGAAAACGCGGGGTAACATTTCGGGCGCCATGCCGATACCGGAATCGGAAACGACAATTTGGGCGTATGAACCGGTGCGATGCAAATGCACCCCAACTTCTCCGCCTTCCGGTGTGAATTTCAGAGCGTTGGACAACAGATTTCCCACGATTTGCTGCAAGCGAACCGGATCGCCCGAGACAAGGGCGACGCCTTCATCGAACATGCGATGAAACTGGATATTCTTGCTCTGGGCCGCGGGCAGAATTGTACTTAGCGCTTCTTCCATGATGCCCAGCAGATGCACAGGCTGTACTTCCAGGCTCATATTGCCGGCAATCATGCGGGAAACATCGAGAATGTCCTCGATAAGTTGGCTCTGGGCGCGCGCGTTGCGTGAAATTGTGCTTAATCCGATGGCGCTTTCTTCCGCGCTGATTTCTCCGCTTTGCAGCAGATGTGTCCAACCCATAATCGCCGCCAGGGGCGTTCGGAGTTCATGTGAAAGGGTTGCAAGAAATTCGTCTTTGGCGCGATTAGCGTTCTCAGCTTCTTTTCTGGCCTGCACCTGCTCGGTGATATCAACGCCATGGGCAAAAATGCCTTCTACTGTTCCATCCGCGCAGAATATCGGCTGATAAACCAGGTCGATAAAGCATTGCTCCAGCGGGCCCTGCGGCTCACGTTGAATCATGACCGGAATTTCGCGGCCTGTATAAGATTCACCGGTTGCATAGACCTGATCGAGCAGCTCGAAAAACCCTTGACCTTCAATTTCGGGCAGCGCTGTGCGCACTGGCTGTCCGACGACGTTGCGGTGACCGATGAGTTGTGAATAGGCGGCATTTGTCAGTTCGAAAATATGTTGCGGCCCGTGCAGTGTGGCTACGAAAGCGGGCGCATGAGTGAAAAGATAATGCAGCTTCGCGCGTTCGGCGCCCAACTGTTGAAGCAGCTTTTCGCTTTCTTCCTCGGCCTGGCGACGCTCGGTAATATCGCGAGTCGAACCGGCGACGAATTCGACCGTACCATCGGCGGCGAAGACAGGCGTAAAAATATATTCGTAAAAACCGGTTTTGCCCTTCGCATTGGTGTAAGGAGTTTCATCCCTGACTACAGCGCTGGTTCGGAAGACTTCTTCGATCTGATGTTGAAGGCGACGCGCCAATTCGGCCGGGTAGTCGAGGTCGAAGAAGTTTTTGCCGATGATCTCGGCGAGGGTAATGTCCAACAACTTGAGCAGCGGCGGATTGCAATAAGTGAATCGTCCGGCCCGGTCGAAAACATAGGCGAAATCTTCGATTGAACCCAAAGCCACATTTAAAATGCGCGATTGCTCCGCGACCCGACGTTGAATCTCGGTTTCCATTTGGGGGGAAAGAGAATCGGGTGTTGATGCATTCGTCAATTCTATGGCGGACATGATTTCGAGCCTTTAATCGAAGTTCGTTACAGCTTGCAATGGCGCACAGGCCATCATGTGAACGCTCTGCAAAAAACGTCCCAGAATTGACGAAAGCGAATTGTGACTGGAAGAACGAAAGAGTACAGTCGATTTCGACCATACTCTTTCCTCTGTTCCGTGCGAAAACGAACAAGGGAAGTTTTGCCTGATTTTTATCTTTTTCCAGATTTCGTCTGCTCTATAGAGAATTTATGGCACCATAAATCTATGGACTACCGGCAACAGATGAGTGTGGAAGATAACGTGCTGTGCTTTCGCCCAGAGGGTGCGCTGCAAGTCGCCGACTTTCTTCCGTGTCTGGAAATGCTTGCGCTTGCTTGCCACGAGAATCAGATAGTCCAGGTCTTTGTCGATGCAACAGGCATTATTCACGAGCCAATCACAATAATGGAGCGCTTTCACCTTGCGGTCAGTGCGGCACGCTCGTGGCCCCATGGGGTTTTTCTAGCGGTTGTGTGTCGTCCCGATCAACTCGACCGCAAGCACTTTGGCCATACCGTCGCTGAAAATCGCGGTCTAAACATCGGCGTTTACGAAAACGAAGCCGACGCACAACAGTGGCTCGCCCTTCGTTCTCGGTCTCCAGTCGGCTAAAGCTGCGCTGGTGCTACGTCTAATGCGGTATTGATAAGTACGGTCGAATTCGACTGTACTTTTTTTGTGCTGCTCGCGTCGCCGTGACAAGAATGGAAAGCACGCTCCAAATGTAAAGAGAAAGCACTATGCCAGCCATTTTTACCGTAGACACATTCACAGACACTCCGTTTTCAGGGAATCCTGCTGCCGTGTGTTTCTTGGATACACCGCGAGACGATGCGTGGATGCAAAGCGTGGCGCATGAAATGAACCTGTCGGAAACGGCCTTTTTGGTTCCGCAGGAAGATGGCTTTCAGTTGCGTTGGTTCACACCGAGAATCGAGGTTGATCTCTGTGGGCACGCCACATTAGCCAGCGCTCATATCCTGTGGGAAGCAGGCTTTGTCGGGGCCGAAGACATCCGCTTTTCTACACGCAGCGGCTTGCTCACGGCTCGCCGTTCGGAACGGGGAATCACTCTGGATTTTCCGGTTACACCGGAGGAGCCTGCCAACAGCGAGAGCGATACGCTTCGAGATGCGCTGGGGGGGACGCCCGTATATGTTGGAAGGAGTAAATTCGATTATCTGGTCGAGGTTGATTCGGAAGCGACGGTAAGAAGCCTGACTCCCGATCTGTCGTTGCTAAAAAAACTCCCCGTTCGCGGAGTGATAGTAACCAGCCGAGCTATGGCTTCCAATGTTGATTTCGTTTCGCGATTCTTCGCGCCAGCCGCAGGTATTGACGAAGACCCGGTAACCGGCTCGGCACACTGTTGTTTAGCGCCTTTCTGGTCTCAGCGTCTCCAGAAGAATCACTTTGTAGCGCATCAAGTTTCAGAGAGAGGCGGAGTTTTGCACCTTGAACTCGCGGGCAACCGCGTGTTAATCAGCGGAGCAGCGATAACGGTATTGCGTGGAGAAATCTTGGCTTAATGAATGCCAGAACAAGCAGCACAACAAAGGTTTACAGTGGTTTTCTGATAATACATCCCGGAGCCACTAGCTTTTGACACATCGCGTATGAATCAAACGAGGTTGCGATGCAACAAAAAAGGCGGGGCATTCAAGGAATGCCCCGCCTTTTGTCCAACGGAATCTTACCAGCGACGACGCGCTTCTTTCTTCTTGGCGCGCTTGTACATGTAATAAGAGCCAACGGTCGCAACTGCGCCATACGTTGTGACCTTCTTCTTACGCTTGAGCAAACCATAGCCTGTCACGGCAGCAGAGCCGATGGCGATTTTCTTCCATGTGCTCGATCCAGCAGCCTGAGCCGGACGGGAAACGTAAGCTGTTGTGCCGAGTGTCATGACAGAGAGCGTGCCCAGTGCGACAATACGACTGGAATTGATTTTGTGATTTTTCATCATAATTCTCCCTTCTGCTTATTTCGACGGCGACATTCGTGCCCTGTTCATAAAAACAGCGAATTAAAACTAGTTCTAAAAGGCCTAAGACCGCTGCACAAACTCCCTGCCGCACTTACCAGTAAGGAGTACGGTCGAAATAAAAGCCGCTGCCTGACGGGGCAGCGGCTTTTACTTTCATGTCGAATAATTTTCCTGCGTTGACGAAATTATTCTTAATTGATGCTATCTTCCGGGACACTTCCAGTCCCCTGGCAGCAGGGGCAAACGATTGTGCCTTTAATATGGAGGCTCTTCTCGATCCAATCGACGATGGTGGGAGACGCCATTTCTAAAAGGATAAGTTCATCATCGGTGTAAGGGATAGGATCGAAGTTAAAATGGCAAACAGTCCCGAGCGTTGCGCCATCGACGTTCGTGAGTGGCAAGCCACAGTACGATTGAATTAGTGCTCGCTTGGGATGCTCTTTCACTCGTTCATCGCTCAGTGAGTCGATTGTGATGAATTTCTCACCGGAGTCGCGCACAAACAAACAATACGAATCGGTGATCTCAATCGGCTCGCTCTGACGAACGGTCGAGTCCTGTTTGTCTACAAGACACACATTGCGAAGGGCGGGGGCATCAAAAATATAGAGTGCCGTAAAGCGGTGCACCGATTTCGAATTAATGAAGGACAGCGCCTCAAAGATGCCTTCTTCTTCAAGAACGGCCTTAAAACGCGTACTGTCCGCCTGGCAGGTGACAAAAGACATCGGAGGCTCTCGTGCTTTTTACAAAACGATTTGTGCAGAAGCGACCGCTTCGTCGGCACCGTAATTCTGCACATACCTTGATTTTGCCACAACAACACTTCTGAGCGTAGCAGTCACGCGTTCATTTCGCCGATAAACATACCGAAGGGCCGTCGTTGTGAAGCAAGGGAAGTTGCTCAAAACCCGCGAGACGACAAAAAGGGCCACTCACTTTGAGTGGCCCTTTTTATTCAGCGCAACAGCTTTAGCGGAAAGCGCGAGGGGGCAGCGGTTTGCCGCGCAGTGTGGTTGTTACACCACCGAGAACAGCGCCGCGCCACGAATAGTTGGTGGTGAAGCCTTGTCCAGGAGGGCCATAATGACCCGTCGTGCCAAAGCCATAACCAGGCTTGAGGTCAACCGGAGCGGGTGGGCAATCCGGTGGCGGTGGGGGCGGGCAATCGGGAGCAACGGGCTTGCCCATGCCATCGACCTGGCCTTTCTCGATTGTGCTCAGAGCCTTGGCTCCGGCTACTACAGGCACTTTGACCTGCGCTGCCTGGCTGATGCTGGCCATGCCGCTCAATGCGACTGCGCTCAACACCGCGATTCCAAAAAATTTCTGCATTTTTGCACCTCTCCTTGAGGAATTGCCCTTGCGGGCGATAAATATGATGATTGAGAAAGAATGGAACGACCTTCTTTCTTTCGTGACTCACCTTAATGCGAGAGCCACGCCAAACCCCATGGAGAAAGCGATAGATTGACTGCGCAGCGGTGCGCGTTTTTTTCGGAGCTTTGTCGGTACGCCACGCTTTCCAGTACGGTCGCACATTTTGAACATTATCGAAAATGGTAGATGTCGCTGTAAGGAGTGGCTGGCCTTTGCACGGAGGAGTACGGTCGAATTCGACCGTACTCCTCCGTGCAAAGCCTTATCTGTCAGGAGGCTGCGGAATCGTTGATGTCAAATTGAACAGACAACGGCGATGCAGATGCAGGCAGGTGAAGAAATACACAACGTTCTCCCAACATCCAGTTGCCTTCGTTGAATACCTGTTCTGAATCGTGCCGATGTAATTTCGTTCCATTGCAGGTTATTGCCAAAGGTTCATCCAAGTTTTGAAGCACGATGGTACATGGGCCGGTTTGTCCCGCGTGACTACGAATGACCAGGCTCAAACGCGAGCCATCTAATGAGCACTGAACCGTGGTTGTCCTTGTTTCTTCGTAGATCGTCGTTTCAACGCGGCCCTGTTTAGGATAAATCAGCAAACTGAGCGATTCGGGTTTTTCCTGCCCCACAAATTGAATGCTCGGGGAGGTGGGAATGATAGCACCTGTCCTAACAAACAAAGGCATGGTATCCAGCGGAGTCGGGGACATGATCCACTTCGGGCCGGATTCAGTGCGATTCGTCCAGAAGTTCACCCAGTCGCCTGCGGGCAGATAAACACGCTGCTCGCTCGCTTCACCAAACACCGGAGCGACTAGCAAACTCTCGCCTAATAAATATTGCCCTTCGAGGTTGGCTGTGTTGGGGTCGTCTTGAAAATCCAGCACCAATGGTCGCATCAGCGGGATACCTGTCTGTTGTGACAGATAGGTCTGGGAAACCAAATAGGGAATCAGACGATAGCGGAGATCAGCATATTTGCGGTAGATCTCCACCGTTTCCTCGTCGTAATTCCACGGTTCACGCGCGCCGACTCCGTGGAACTGCGCAAAGGGCAGCAACATCCCAAGCTGGAAATAGCGAATGTAGAGAGATTTTTCGACGCGCGGGCCATAAAACCCGCCGATGTCGGTGCCCCACAGCCCGATTCCGGACATGGCACAACTCAAGCCACCGCGTAGCACGCTCGCCATTTCAGAAAACGTCGAGCGCGAATCGCCGCAGTAAGAAGCGGGGTAGCGCTGAATGCCGGCACATCCGGTAATGCCCCACACAACACCGGGGCGTCCCGTGAATTCTTCAATCGCTTCATAGGCTGTGCGAATGAAATGAAGTCCGTGCACGTTGTTGTATTCGACGCTATCCATCGCGGCATAGACGTTGGTGGTCGGAGAAGAAATCGCCCAGTCGCAGAAGAATGTCGCAATCCCCTGCGCCAGAAAACCCTTGAGTTTTTCTTTATACCACTCGCGGCATTCGGGGATGGTGAGGTCGAACGCGACAACCGGGCAGTTACTGCCCATATCCCAACTGTGTTCGACGCCATCAGTGTTTTTGAGAATGTAACCAAGTGAGCGCGCTTCCTGAGCCATCGCACACTCTTTCAACACCCAGACCTGAATGAAGAGACAGACTTTAAATCCTTGTTCTTTAAGACCGGCGAGAAAGGCTTCCGGGTCGGGAAATGTTTCTGTGTTCCATTCCATGTCGAAGTCGACTTCCGAGCCGCGTCCGGGGTGTG
Proteins encoded in this region:
- a CDS encoding ATP-binding protein gives rise to the protein MSAIELTNASTPDSLSPQMETEIQRRVAEQSRILNVALGSIEDFAYVFDRAGRFTYCNPPLLKLLDITLAEIIGKNFFDLDYPAELARRLQHQIEEVFRTSAVVRDETPYTNAKGKTGFYEYIFTPVFAADGTVEFVAGSTRDITERRQAEEESEKLLQQLGAERAKLHYLFTHAPAFVATLHGPQHIFELTNAAYSQLIGHRNVVGQPVRTALPEIEGQGFFELLDQVYATGESYTGREIPVMIQREPQGPLEQCFIDLVYQPIFCADGTVEGIFAHGVDITEQVQARKEAENANRAKDEFLATLSHELRTPLAAIMGWTHLLQSGEISAEESAIGLSTISRNARAQSQLIEDILDVSRMIAGNMSLEVQPVHLLGIMEEALSTILPAAQSKNIQFHRMFDEGVALVSGDPVRLQQIVGNLLSNALKFTPEGGEVGVHLHRTGSYAQIVVSDSGIGMAPEMLPRVFDRFRQADASSTRAQGGLGLGLAIVHHLVKLHGGTVTAQSEGLGKGATFTVQLPLIAPSVPAEPMCTEPTNPKNTRSLEGLRLLVVDDQADARGYLSVVLEKWGARVRAVSSAAEAFVALQEEQPDLLLSDIGMPEEDGISLIKKVRALPDKKGNQTPAIALTAFVRPEDRDKVLRSGFQAHLAKPIDLRELEALIHSLARP
- a CDS encoding PhzF family phenazine biosynthesis protein — encoded protein: MPAIFTVDTFTDTPFSGNPAAVCFLDTPRDDAWMQSVAHEMNLSETAFLVPQEDGFQLRWFTPRIEVDLCGHATLASAHILWEAGFVGAEDIRFSTRSGLLTARRSERGITLDFPVTPEEPANSESDTLRDALGGTPVYVGRSKFDYLVEVDSEATVRSLTPDLSLLKKLPVRGVIVTSRAMASNVDFVSRFFAPAAGIDEDPVTGSAHCCLAPFWSQRLQKNHFVAHQVSERGGVLHLELAGNRVLISGAAITVLRGEILA
- a CDS encoding GAF domain-containing protein, with translation MSFVTCQADSTRFKAVLEEEGIFEALSFINSKSVHRFTALYIFDAPALRNVCLVDKQDSTVRQSEPIEITDSYCLFVRDSGEKFITIDSLSDERVKEHPKRALIQSYCGLPLTNVDGATLGTVCHFNFDPIPYTDDELILLEMASPTIVDWIEKSLHIKGTIVCPCCQGTGSVPEDSIN
- a CDS encoding TIM-barrel domain-containing protein, with the protein product MSLENKTYHRLKAARVAAWEEPKSLLLDGTTEDGRSIYLRVDIYRENLVRLRVSPKPIGDKQTVMQAGELFCNCAVEKENDENRIVIKTAQLHLCIQKDPWQLTITDPEGKPICSEAKDVDPHGRYLHPPLGFYEMSDRTVVAMSMTMHPDEAFYGFGEKNGPLNKRNHVMRCWNESAGPWGEGLHKNVPFFMSSRGHGVYINSSCPQLFEMGVRSHDSYAFAVADEVMDLFFIYGPSFKQIIETYTEITGRPSVPPAWSFGIWMSRNAYRSRAEMEVVGTRMREERLPCDVLKLDVGWFSHPGRGSEVDFDMEWNTETFPDPEAFLAGLKEQGFKVCLFIQVWVLKECAMAQEARSLGYILKNTDGVEHSWDMGSNCPVVAFDLTIPECREWYKEKLKGFLAQGIATFFCDWAISSPTTNVYAAMDSVEYNNVHGLHFIRTAYEAIEEFTGRPGVVWGITGCAGIQRYPASYCGDSRSTFSEMASVLRGGLSCAMSGIGLWGTDIGGFYGPRVEKSLYIRYFQLGMLLPFAQFHGVGAREPWNYDEETVEIYRKYADLRYRLIPYLVSQTYLSQQTGIPLMRPLVLDFQDDPNTANLEGQYLLGESLLVAPVFGEASEQRVYLPAGDWVNFWTNRTESGPKWIMSPTPLDTMPLFVRTGAIIPTSPSIQFVGQEKPESLSLLIYPKQGRVETTIYEETRTTTVQCSLDGSRLSLVIRSHAGQTGPCTIVLQNLDEPLAITCNGTKLHRHDSEQVFNEGNWMLGERCVFLHLPASASPLSVQFDINDSAAS